A DNA window from Actinomadura coerulea contains the following coding sequences:
- a CDS encoding ferritin-like domain-containing protein: MAESSFSIDVAAIRERAREKMTDGPVTAGYGRSAEEVIGVLNDVLATEIVCWMRYAQHAISATGIDRAQVSAEFSEHADEERGHAMRAAERISQLGGRPDFDPKTLAGRSHTTYRTFDENDLKSMLEENLVAERIVIESYQEIIRWLGDGDVTTRRLMEHILAEEEEHADDIMDLLGI, encoded by the coding sequence ATGGCCGAGAGCAGCTTCAGCATCGACGTCGCGGCGATCCGGGAGCGCGCCCGCGAAAAAATGACCGACGGCCCGGTGACGGCGGGCTACGGCAGGAGCGCCGAGGAGGTCATCGGCGTCCTGAACGACGTCCTCGCGACGGAGATCGTGTGCTGGATGCGCTACGCGCAGCACGCGATCAGCGCGACGGGGATCGACCGGGCGCAGGTGTCGGCGGAGTTCAGCGAACACGCCGACGAGGAGCGCGGCCACGCGATGCGCGCCGCGGAGCGCATCAGCCAGCTCGGCGGGCGGCCGGACTTCGATCCGAAGACGCTGGCGGGGCGTTCCCACACCACCTACAGGACGTTCGACGAGAACGACCTCAAGAGCATGCTGGAGGAGAACCTCGTCGCCGAGCGGATCGTCATCGAGTCCTACCAGGAGATCATCCGCTGGCTCGGCGACGGCGACGTGACGACCCGGCGGCTGATGGAGCACATCCTCGCCGAAGAGGAAGAACACGCCGACGACATCATGGACCTCCTGGGGATCTGA
- a CDS encoding TIGR03557 family F420-dependent LLM class oxidoreductase, whose protein sequence is MEFGYTLLCEQTPPKQLVTDLVEAEEAGFAYSVISDHYFPWLESQGHSAYAWSVLGALAQATHHIPLMTFVTCPIMRYHPAVVAQKAATMGVLSDGRFTLGLGAGENLNEHVVGRGWPSVDVRHEMFAEAVEIIRGLFGGGYVNYRGRHFTVDSAKLYDLPDEPVRIGMAAFGPRAGRLAAEHADLLISDQPVPEVVELFRDEGGAGKPVYGQIPVAFGHDYEECRQRAHSTWKFSAPAWKVMAELPGPANFEAATKTVRPEDVVESVPCGDDVDDYVEAVQEWADAGFTHISFCQSGPEHQKDFRTWAEADLLPALRERFG, encoded by the coding sequence ATGGAATTCGGATACACGCTGCTCTGCGAGCAGACGCCGCCCAAGCAGCTCGTCACCGACCTCGTGGAGGCCGAGGAGGCGGGGTTCGCCTACTCGGTGATCTCCGATCACTACTTCCCGTGGCTGGAGAGCCAGGGCCACTCCGCCTACGCCTGGTCGGTGCTCGGCGCGCTCGCCCAGGCCACCCACCACATCCCGCTGATGACGTTCGTGACCTGCCCGATCATGCGCTACCACCCGGCCGTGGTGGCGCAGAAGGCCGCCACGATGGGCGTGCTGTCCGACGGCCGGTTCACGCTCGGGCTCGGCGCGGGGGAGAACCTCAACGAGCACGTCGTCGGGCGCGGATGGCCGTCGGTGGACGTCCGGCACGAGATGTTCGCCGAGGCCGTGGAGATCATCCGAGGCCTGTTCGGCGGCGGCTACGTGAACTACCGCGGCCGCCACTTCACCGTCGACTCCGCGAAGCTGTACGACCTGCCCGACGAGCCCGTCCGGATCGGCATGGCGGCCTTCGGCCCGCGGGCCGGCCGCCTCGCCGCCGAGCACGCGGACCTTCTCATCTCCGACCAGCCCGTCCCCGAGGTCGTGGAGCTCTTCCGCGACGAGGGCGGCGCCGGGAAGCCCGTCTACGGGCAGATTCCCGTGGCCTTCGGTCACGACTATGAGGAGTGCAGGCAACGCGCCCACAGCACGTGGAAGTTCTCCGCCCCGGCGTGGAAGGTGATGGCCGAGCTGCCGGGCCCGGCGAACTTCGAGGCGGCCACGAAGACCGTCCGCCCGGAGGACGTCGTGGAGTCCGTCCCGTGCGGCGACGACGTGGACGACTACGTGGAGGCCGTCCAGGAGTGGGCCGACGCGGGCTTCACCCACATCTCGTTCTGCCAGTCCGGGCCCGAGCACCAGAAGGATTTCCGCACCTGGGCGGAGGCGGACCTCCTGCCCGCCCTCCGAGAGCGCTTCGGCTGA
- a CDS encoding M14 family zinc carboxypeptidase — protein MTSDTQPGRMWRKNRQPNPTSTGTDLNRNFAYKWGCCGGSSGNGSSETYRGTGPESAVETKVLADFVRSRVVGGKQQLGMFLDIHSDAELVLWPFGYTYNNTVPGSMSADEEAAHRTIGRELASTNGFAPEQSSDLYITDGTTDDYTWGQQRIFSFTFELAGGSFYPPPSAIAGEVQRSREALLRLADYADCPYRAIGKQSQYCAQ, from the coding sequence ATGACCAGCGACACCCAGCCGGGACGGATGTGGCGCAAGAACCGCCAGCCCAACCCCACGTCCACGGGAACGGACCTGAACCGCAACTTCGCCTACAAGTGGGGCTGCTGCGGCGGCTCGTCCGGCAACGGCTCCAGCGAGACCTACCGGGGCACGGGCCCCGAGTCCGCCGTCGAGACGAAGGTCCTCGCCGACTTCGTGCGCAGCCGGGTCGTGGGCGGCAAGCAGCAGCTCGGGATGTTCCTCGACATCCACTCGGACGCGGAACTGGTGCTGTGGCCTTTCGGCTACACCTACAACAACACCGTGCCGGGCTCGATGTCCGCCGACGAGGAGGCCGCCCACCGCACCATCGGCCGGGAACTGGCCTCGACGAACGGCTTCGCGCCCGAGCAGTCCAGCGACCTCTACATCACCGACGGGACCACGGACGACTACACGTGGGGCCAGCAGCGCATCTTCTCGTTCACGTTCGAGCTGGCCGGGGGCAGCTTCTACCCGCCGCCGTCCGCGATCGCCGGCGAGGTGCAGCGCAGCCGCGAGGCCCTGCTGCGGCTGGCCGACTACGCCGACTGCCCCTACCGGGCCATCGGCAAGCAGAGCCAGTACTGCGCTCAGTGA
- a CDS encoding recombinase family protein: MKAGLHGRKSRYVKAGLHGRKSRVVDEGVDALSIETQLDRGHKWATVEGYDVAAEYTENVSAWTGKARPQIDRAMDDLIAGRIDVLWCYALDRFTRRGARMILEIMDQPASVRPWIIFDHEQMNTRNDAYRLPLIMLAEMALQYSDRLSKNVRSTFHRMRESGDWTGRAPYGTRVRAGTRKLEPDPDTWPHIMEAYTAVGAGVSLRAVAVMFNERGVPSPRGTEWASRTLWAMIHHPAYEGLQVAYDGGKPYAYRDAHGHTVRAFADDAEALPADLVRAARTALSGRSFDMQGKRGTASAELTGTMHCQGCGGPMARTGKAYRCSRHIRGVHCPNPATVQAHHVEPMVREAFLAYVTALDPADPDDLDTWAEIATRWKLHTDPTIVADNREATRAVTDLEKRLRRLRDDREAGLYDDDPADYARRVRDLQDALKDARDNAGDTGVVNLPDFAGMEYEELSTGLMRVSTAERRALLSSAIAGVIVNRAPRGTQRFDPDRVRIVLVSGEDIRR; the protein is encoded by the coding sequence ATGAAGGCAGGACTACACGGACGCAAGTCGCGGTACGTAAAAGCTGGGCTCCACGGCCGGAAGTCACGCGTTGTTGACGAAGGTGTGGACGCGCTGTCCATCGAGACGCAGCTAGACCGCGGGCACAAGTGGGCCACGGTGGAAGGCTACGACGTTGCCGCGGAGTACACAGAGAACGTATCCGCGTGGACCGGCAAGGCACGCCCACAGATCGATCGTGCGATGGACGATCTGATCGCCGGCCGGATCGACGTCCTATGGTGCTACGCACTCGACAGATTCACGCGGCGCGGCGCGCGGATGATCCTGGAGATCATGGACCAGCCCGCGAGCGTCCGACCGTGGATCATCTTTGACCACGAGCAGATGAACACCCGGAACGACGCGTACCGGCTCCCGCTGATCATGCTTGCGGAAATGGCACTCCAGTACTCCGACCGCCTATCCAAGAACGTGCGATCCACGTTCCACCGTATGCGGGAAAGCGGCGACTGGACGGGACGCGCACCATACGGAACGCGGGTCCGCGCCGGCACCCGCAAGCTAGAACCTGACCCGGACACGTGGCCTCACATCATGGAGGCGTACACCGCGGTAGGCGCGGGGGTGTCGCTGCGGGCAGTCGCAGTGATGTTCAACGAACGTGGAGTGCCTTCCCCGCGCGGTACCGAATGGGCCTCGCGAACGCTGTGGGCGATGATCCATCACCCGGCATACGAGGGTCTCCAGGTGGCATACGACGGAGGGAAGCCCTACGCGTACCGCGACGCACACGGGCACACTGTGCGTGCGTTCGCGGACGACGCGGAGGCGCTGCCGGCCGATCTCGTACGCGCCGCACGTACCGCACTCTCCGGCCGATCGTTCGACATGCAAGGTAAACGGGGAACCGCCTCCGCGGAACTCACGGGGACGATGCACTGTCAAGGTTGCGGCGGGCCCATGGCGCGGACCGGCAAGGCATACCGATGCTCGCGCCACATCCGCGGCGTGCACTGCCCGAACCCCGCGACCGTCCAGGCACACCACGTGGAGCCGATGGTCCGTGAAGCGTTCCTCGCGTACGTGACCGCGCTCGACCCCGCGGACCCTGACGACCTTGACACGTGGGCAGAGATCGCAACCCGCTGGAAACTCCACACGGACCCAACCATCGTCGCGGACAACCGCGAGGCGACCCGCGCGGTCACAGACCTGGAGAAGCGGCTCCGGCGACTCCGCGACGACCGCGAAGCCGGCCTGTACGACGATGACCCCGCCGACTACGCGCGTCGCGTGCGGGACCTCCAGGACGCGCTAAAGGACGCACGCGACAACGCGGGAGACACCGGAGTTGTCAACCTCCCAGACTTCGCGGGCATGGAGTACGAGGAACTGTCAACCGGGCTGATGCGAGTGTCAACCGCGGAGCGGCGGGCGCTGTTGTCATCCGCCATCGCAGGTGTAATCGTCAACCGCGCCCCACGCGGGACACAGCGGTTCGACCCGGACCGCGTGCGGATTGTGCTGGTCAGCGGGGAGGACATCCGTCGTTGA
- a CDS encoding H-type lectin domain-containing protein: MRVTADRLRKNGVQSGGVTVSFTARAAWTVNITFPVPFTSPPVMSANIASGAGSTARWGARAINITPEGFQLFLFAGTSGATATWDNIGVSWIAHGV, translated from the coding sequence ATGCGGGTCACAGCGGACCGCCTCCGCAAGAACGGTGTGCAGTCGGGCGGGGTAACTGTTTCGTTCACCGCGCGGGCTGCCTGGACTGTGAACATTACCTTCCCGGTACCGTTCACGTCGCCTCCGGTGATGTCCGCGAACATCGCGTCGGGTGCGGGGTCGACTGCGCGATGGGGAGCGCGGGCGATCAACATCACCCCTGAGGGGTTCCAGCTCTTTCTGTTCGCGGGTACCAGTGGCGCGACTGCCACATGGGACAACATCGGAGTCAGTTGGATTGCGCATGGTGTGTGA
- a CDS encoding terminase — protein sequence MQRYSIGPTWETDPEKLPLPREDLHQTPDGFWIPKPTRSLGYAGLTWGLKNVLQPDGPRKGLPFKPTAEQLRFILWWYAVDANGQFVYVSGMFQRMKGAGKDPLGAFLCLLELLGPCRFGGWNADGTPRVIAHSAPWVAVTAVSEEQTRNTMGLLGPMLSDAAREKYGVDAGQKIWHTTAGILQAFASSFRSLEGKRTSFVLMNETHHWVAGNSGHSMAEVIENNGVKSRDGAARTLAITNAHIPGEDSVAERMWDGYQSWLGGRLVQDDPPYLVDSLQAPPDTDLADDDSLRAGIIAARGDADWLDVDRVMKAVRDPRKPVSQSRRYFLNQVVAAEDAFVSAPEWDAIAAEGKAVSPEDEIVMFFDGSVNDDSTALVGCRVSDGHIFSIAGWDCPAGPAGNDWRVDKGDVDRIVRGALQHRNVLAFWGDVLHFEGHHDAWATEFGHKLLLWAREGKFRHATAWDMRLNTKPFTEACERFYADVGAGAITHDGDPALRLHMLNARRRPNRFGVGIGKENRDSPRKVDRAVCAVGAHMLRRMLLESGRMEKRKQPGVLIAF from the coding sequence TTGCAGCGCTACAGCATCGGCCCGACCTGGGAGACGGACCCGGAGAAGCTGCCGCTTCCCCGCGAGGATCTCCACCAGACGCCGGACGGCTTTTGGATTCCGAAGCCTACGCGTTCGCTCGGTTACGCCGGCCTGACGTGGGGACTGAAGAACGTTCTTCAGCCGGACGGACCGCGTAAGGGACTGCCGTTCAAGCCGACCGCGGAACAACTGCGGTTCATTCTGTGGTGGTACGCGGTCGACGCGAACGGACAGTTCGTCTACGTCTCCGGCATGTTCCAGCGGATGAAGGGTGCGGGCAAGGACCCGCTAGGCGCGTTCTTGTGCCTGCTGGAGTTGCTCGGACCTTGCCGCTTCGGCGGGTGGAACGCGGATGGTACGCCGCGAGTGATCGCGCACAGCGCGCCCTGGGTCGCCGTTACCGCGGTCAGCGAGGAACAGACGCGCAACACGATGGGTCTCTTGGGCCCGATGCTTTCGGACGCTGCGCGGGAGAAGTACGGCGTTGACGCTGGGCAAAAGATCTGGCACACAACGGCCGGCATCCTCCAGGCGTTCGCGTCGTCGTTCCGGTCGCTGGAGGGTAAGCGCACGTCATTCGTGCTGATGAACGAAACTCACCACTGGGTTGCGGGCAACAGCGGACACAGCATGGCGGAGGTCATCGAGAACAACGGCGTGAAGTCGCGGGACGGTGCCGCGCGCACGCTCGCGATTACGAACGCGCATATCCCTGGTGAGGACAGCGTCGCTGAACGCATGTGGGATGGCTACCAGTCGTGGCTTGGCGGCCGGCTCGTCCAGGACGATCCGCCGTATCTGGTGGACAGTCTCCAGGCTCCGCCGGACACCGATCTAGCGGACGACGATTCGCTCCGCGCCGGCATCATCGCCGCGAGGGGCGACGCGGATTGGCTGGACGTGGACCGCGTGATGAAGGCGGTTCGTGACCCGCGTAAGCCGGTGTCGCAGTCTCGGCGGTATTTCCTCAATCAGGTGGTCGCCGCGGAGGACGCTTTCGTGTCGGCTCCGGAGTGGGACGCGATTGCCGCGGAGGGCAAGGCGGTTTCGCCGGAGGATGAGATCGTGATGTTCTTTGACGGCTCCGTGAACGATGACTCAACCGCCCTGGTGGGCTGCCGCGTGTCGGACGGCCACATTTTCTCGATCGCCGGTTGGGACTGTCCCGCGGGCCCTGCCGGTAATGACTGGCGGGTCGATAAGGGCGACGTGGACCGCATCGTTCGCGGTGCGCTGCAACACCGCAACGTCCTCGCGTTCTGGGGTGACGTCCTCCACTTCGAGGGACACCACGATGCGTGGGCGACGGAGTTCGGTCACAAGCTGTTGCTGTGGGCCCGCGAAGGGAAGTTCCGGCACGCAACCGCGTGGGACATGCGGCTGAATACGAAGCCGTTCACGGAGGCTTGCGAACGGTTCTATGCGGACGTCGGGGCGGGTGCGATCACGCACGACGGTGACCCCGCGTTGCGCCTCCACATGTTGAACGCGCGTCGCCGGCCGAACCGCTTCGGCGTGGGGATCGGCAAGGAGAATCGCGATTCCCCGCGGAAGGTCGACCGCGCTGTCTGCGCTGTGGGCGCGCACATGTTGCGGCGGATGCTGCTGGAGTCGGGCCGCATGGAGAAGCGGAAACAACCCGGCGTGTTGATCGCTTTCTGA
- a CDS encoding phage portal protein, whose translation MKNWADEMIRELDASRAANGHIGLVRRYLKGQHNIPYMPKDATDEYAAIARQAITNWLPLLSGTFAEQLFVDGYRSGRAAVNESAAWDVWTANKLRARQGITHRGAIDYGVSYVAVDGDTIRTPAARKCWAWYGDDEAEFPLAGLVEIGQRIASSGEFLTRYEFWHGSNVTTYERVSGRRMGIPDDPGNPLDGRDVQIGALNDAGTRKHGRDFVPWVRFRDRLDDEAQGLIRPLINLQDRINASVFYLLMALHYASFRQRWAIGLSIPRDKEEFLPPDMPDAPLKPNPNFGKPIEPFKAAVNRLWLSESGDSKFGDFQQTDVTGHLAAIEAAIKTLVSIGRGSPLIMVGDLANIAVEGIATLNDSMYKQLGAFKTNFGDSWDTVLDVRGVSSPGASVRWRDTEPRSFAQIVDGLVKLHQIGAPAEGLFELIPEITDTQLEQWRTLAARPTDADRLADAITRQGVPAV comes from the coding sequence GTGAAGAATTGGGCGGATGAGATGATCCGCGAGTTGGACGCGAGCCGCGCCGCTAACGGACACATCGGCCTAGTGCGCCGCTACCTCAAGGGTCAGCACAACATTCCGTACATGCCGAAGGACGCGACGGACGAGTACGCGGCGATTGCGCGGCAGGCCATTACGAATTGGTTGCCGCTGTTGTCCGGCACGTTCGCGGAACAGCTTTTCGTGGACGGGTACCGTTCCGGCCGCGCGGCTGTGAATGAGTCCGCCGCGTGGGACGTGTGGACGGCCAACAAGCTTCGCGCGCGTCAGGGGATTACACACCGCGGCGCGATCGACTACGGCGTTTCATACGTGGCGGTGGACGGGGACACGATCCGCACGCCGGCCGCGCGCAAGTGCTGGGCATGGTACGGCGACGACGAAGCGGAGTTTCCGCTTGCTGGCCTGGTGGAGATCGGGCAGCGCATCGCGTCCAGCGGCGAGTTCCTGACGCGCTATGAGTTCTGGCACGGCTCCAACGTCACCACGTACGAGCGGGTGTCCGGCCGGCGTATGGGCATCCCGGATGACCCTGGTAACCCGCTGGACGGACGGGATGTCCAGATCGGCGCGCTGAACGATGCGGGGACGCGGAAGCACGGGCGGGACTTCGTCCCCTGGGTGCGTTTCCGTGACCGCCTGGACGACGAAGCGCAAGGGCTGATCCGGCCGCTGATCAACCTACAGGACCGGATCAACGCGAGCGTCTTCTATCTGCTGATGGCGCTTCACTACGCGTCGTTCCGTCAGCGATGGGCGATCGGCCTTAGCATCCCGCGGGACAAGGAAGAGTTCTTGCCGCCGGACATGCCGGACGCACCTCTGAAACCAAACCCCAACTTTGGCAAGCCGATCGAGCCGTTTAAGGCGGCCGTCAATCGTCTTTGGCTGAGTGAGTCCGGGGATAGCAAGTTCGGCGATTTCCAGCAGACGGACGTTACCGGTCACCTCGCCGCGATTGAAGCCGCGATCAAGACGCTGGTAAGCATTGGCCGCGGGTCGCCGCTCATCATGGTCGGGGACCTCGCGAACATCGCGGTCGAAGGAATCGCCACGCTGAACGACTCGATGTACAAGCAACTCGGGGCGTTCAAGACGAACTTCGGCGATTCGTGGGATACGGTCCTGGACGTCCGGGGGGTGTCGTCTCCGGGCGCTTCGGTGCGGTGGCGGGACACGGAGCCGCGTTCGTTCGCGCAGATCGTTGACGGGCTGGTCAAGCTCCATCAGATCGGTGCGCCGGCCGAAGGGCTGTTTGAGCTGATTCCGGAGATCACGGATACGCAGCTTGAACAGTGGCGCACGCTGGCCGCGCGTCCGACTGACGCTGACCGCCTCGCTGACGCGATCACGCGTCAGGGCGTTCCGGCAGTCTGA